A stretch of Phragmites australis chromosome 12, lpPhrAust1.1, whole genome shotgun sequence DNA encodes these proteins:
- the LOC133887249 gene encoding uncharacterized protein LOC133887249, with product MSAAASSFSSVSAILLYALFFGGTHTEATADVVPSILPVCKTVGGGSTFFDVQFCVEALGSDGRSANAGMNYRAYSIIAIDLLTANATSTATKIDGLLREGGGEGDATTRCIRSCQALYRGIVQRQPGCAAAVKDKRDGEAVMCMEESASAAKECEDGFGKRKVASPVAMEDDDAFKLAKLAVALLSNAY from the coding sequence atgtccgccgccgcctcctcctttaGTAGTGTGAGTGCAATCTTGCTCTACGCTCTCTTCTTTGGGGGCACGCACACCGAGGCAACCGCCGACGTCGTCCCAAGTATACTCCCGGTATGCAAGACCGTCGGCGGCGGCAGTACGTTCTTCGACGTCCAGTTCTGTGTGGAGGCACTTGGCTCCGATGGCCGGAGCGCCAACGCCGGCATGAACTACCGGGCCTACTCCATCATCGCCATCGACCTCCTCACAGCCAACGCCACCAGCACGGCGACCAAGATCGACGGCTTGCTCCGggagggcggcggcgaaggTGACGCCACGACGCGTTGCATCCGGTCATGCCAAGCGCTGTACAGAGGCATAGTGCAGAGGCAGCCCGGCTGCGCAGCCGCCGTCAAGGACAAGAGGGACGGCGAGGCCGTGATGTGCATGGAGGAATCAGCGAGCGCAGCGAAGGAGTGTGAGGACGGCTTCGGGAAGAGAAAAGTGGCGTCGCCGGTGGCGATGGAGGACGACGACGCGTTCAAGCTCGCGAAGCTCGCCGTCGCGTTGCTCAGCAACGCTTACTGA